The proteins below are encoded in one region of Paenibacillus albus:
- the cls gene encoding cardiolipin synthase, which produces MAINLNFLTILTIVNIPLAIVVMFMERRNVGVTWAWLMVLLFLPAVGFVVYLVFGQNLSKKKLYKLNKRTRETMASLIENQRREFRDHRVVFNDEAAANHADLIYMNLTSGFALYTQNNKVDIFTDGNSKFDSLFDDIERASNHIHLMYYIVSNDSLGNRLLDALISKAKQGVKVRFLVDDIGSSHLPRHFFRRLKDVGGEVAYFFPSKIPYLNIRVNYRNHRKLAIIDGQIGYIGGINVGDEYLGLNKRYGFWRDSHLRITGYAVSQMQAHFMMDWNLAAVEPIGREVLALFPPAGDTGKAGVQIVSSGPNQSLEQIKNAYIKMINSAKETVYIQTPYFIPDESLLTALKMAVLSGKDVRIMLPSKPDHKMVYLASYSYLGELLEEGMKCYLYEKGFLHAKMIVVDGQVASVGTANVDIRSFKLNFEVNAILYDTETACKLQRIFEDDMKVSRELTYEAYQKRSTFQRFKESCVRLLSPIL; this is translated from the coding sequence GTGGCTATTAATTTGAATTTTTTAACGATATTGACGATCGTGAATATACCGCTGGCGATTGTGGTTATGTTTATGGAGCGGCGGAATGTTGGAGTGACGTGGGCGTGGCTCATGGTACTCTTATTTCTGCCGGCGGTGGGGTTCGTCGTGTACCTCGTTTTCGGTCAGAACCTCAGCAAGAAGAAGCTGTACAAGCTGAACAAACGCACGCGCGAGACGATGGCCTCGCTCATCGAGAACCAGCGGCGAGAGTTCCGCGATCACCGCGTCGTGTTCAATGACGAGGCCGCAGCTAATCACGCGGACCTGATCTACATGAATCTCACAAGCGGCTTCGCGCTGTATACGCAGAACAACAAGGTGGATATCTTCACCGATGGCAACTCCAAATTCGACTCGCTCTTCGACGATATCGAACGCGCAAGCAATCATATCCATCTGATGTATTACATTGTGTCGAATGACTCACTCGGCAACAGGCTGCTGGATGCTCTTATCAGCAAAGCCAAGCAAGGCGTCAAGGTGCGCTTCCTTGTCGATGATATTGGAAGCTCGCATCTGCCGCGGCATTTCTTCCGCCGCTTGAAGGACGTGGGAGGCGAGGTTGCCTACTTCTTCCCGTCGAAGATTCCGTACCTGAACATTCGCGTGAATTACCGCAACCATCGGAAGCTTGCGATCATCGATGGCCAGATCGGTTACATCGGCGGCATCAACGTGGGCGACGAGTACCTCGGCCTTAACAAGCGATACGGCTTTTGGCGAGATTCGCATCTACGCATTACCGGCTATGCGGTATCCCAAATGCAGGCGCATTTCATGATGGATTGGAATCTCGCCGCCGTAGAGCCAATTGGCAGAGAAGTGCTTGCTCTGTTCCCGCCCGCAGGAGATACCGGCAAAGCTGGCGTGCAGATTGTTTCCAGCGGTCCGAATCAATCGCTCGAGCAGATCAAGAATGCCTATATTAAGATGATCAATTCCGCGAAGGAAACGGTCTATATCCAGACGCCTTATTTTATCCCGGATGAAAGCTTGCTGACCGCTCTGAAGATGGCAGTGCTCTCTGGCAAAGACGTGCGCATCATGCTCCCGAGCAAGCCCGACCACAAAATGGTCTATCTCGCGTCCTACTCCTATCTCGGAGAACTGCTCGAAGAGGGGATGAAGTGCTATCTGTATGAGAAAGGTTTCCTGCATGCCAAAATGATCGTCGTTGACGGTCAGGTCGCCTCCGTCGGCACGGCCAATGTCGACATCCGCAGCTTCAAGCTGAATTTCGAGGTCAACGCGATATTGTACGATACGGAAACCG
- a CDS encoding helix-turn-helix domain-containing protein — protein sequence MDSGFELAYTQMMEFAVKSSSEERKRRLLEADQAEKLFLKSVWWPAVGILDFLHPEYELQDLKGGARFADFAYMPPLPYRLLIEIDGFGPHWRDVSRWRFADDLQRQNHLLIDGWHLLRFAYDDISEKPRRCQQTLLMALAKWGGITRGLETNLDVYERALLHLMQQHWGEITPRVAAEELGISKRRVYEGLKSLVKRGILSPETSVKGRSMRYRFSSSNWSNSLRKSIPEGSTLV from the coding sequence ATGGATAGTGGGTTTGAGCTTGCATATACACAGATGATGGAATTCGCTGTGAAAAGCAGCAGTGAGGAGCGTAAGCGGCGTCTACTAGAGGCTGATCAAGCGGAGAAGCTCTTCCTTAAAAGCGTTTGGTGGCCAGCGGTCGGCATTCTGGATTTTTTGCATCCTGAGTACGAGCTGCAGGATTTGAAGGGAGGGGCACGCTTTGCAGATTTTGCATATATGCCCCCATTGCCATATCGGTTGCTAATCGAAATCGACGGCTTTGGCCCACACTGGCGGGATGTCAGCAGGTGGCGTTTCGCGGATGACCTCCAGCGCCAAAATCACCTCCTCATCGACGGCTGGCATCTGCTCCGTTTTGCTTACGACGATATCTCGGAGAAGCCTCGCCGTTGTCAGCAAACCTTGCTCATGGCTCTCGCAAAGTGGGGTGGCATCACGCGGGGACTTGAAACTAACCTAGATGTCTACGAACGTGCATTACTCCACTTGATGCAGCAGCACTGGGGCGAGATTACTCCGAGGGTCGCTGCGGAGGAGCTGGGTATAAGTAAAAGGAGAGTATATGAAGGGCTGAAGTCACTGGTTAAGAGGGGGATATTGAGCCCTGAGACTTCAGTTAAGGGAAGGAGTATGAGGTACAGATTCTCATCTTCCAATTGGAGTAACAGTTTGCGAAAGAGCATCCCTGAGGGATCTACATTAGTGTAA
- a CDS encoding DUF2277 domain-containing protein, with product MCRNIKTLYNFDPPATEDEIHAAALQFVRKLSGFNTPSKANEAVFHAAIEDVTAVAKKLLDSLVTNAEPRNREVEIVRARARNIKRFGPKL from the coding sequence ATGTGCCGCAATATTAAGACGTTGTATAATTTCGACCCGCCTGCAACCGAGGATGAGATCCACGCTGCAGCGCTGCAATTTGTGCGCAAGCTGTCCGGATTCAATACGCCTTCGAAGGCGAACGAAGCTGTCTTCCATGCAGCCATTGAAGACGTGACCGCCGTCGCCAAAAAGCTGCTCGACTCCCTTGTCACGAACGCCGAGCCGCGCAATCGCGAGGTCGAGATCGTCCGTGCCCGCGCGAGAAACATTAAACGCTTCGGACCGAAGCTATAA
- a CDS encoding FadR/GntR family transcriptional regulator — protein MEITKLSKRNHYEEIAEQIKRLIVDGKLKVGDKLPSTKEMSEQFGVGRSTMREALSALKAMGYIEIRQGGGCTVINSAPVEVELPELVSLRMNRETLLELLEARQSLEVSNASIAAAKASDTDIAALRTIVSEMETSIGDDAEGERTDLLFHKTLAEATHNSIMLRLFESIIGQLELAIREIRRVEIYANRSVAERLYREHLAIFEAIESRDAALAGERMKAHLEHVVSNLLKVLQK, from the coding sequence ATGGAAATTACGAAGCTTTCGAAACGGAATCACTATGAAGAGATTGCGGAGCAGATCAAGCGGCTCATCGTGGACGGCAAGCTGAAGGTCGGCGACAAGCTGCCCTCGACGAAGGAGATGAGCGAGCAATTCGGTGTCGGGCGTTCGACGATGCGCGAGGCGCTGAGCGCTTTGAAGGCGATGGGCTACATCGAGATTCGTCAGGGCGGAGGTTGTACGGTCATTAACAGCGCTCCTGTGGAGGTAGAGCTTCCTGAGCTTGTATCGCTGCGGATGAATCGCGAAACGCTGCTGGAGCTGCTTGAGGCGAGGCAATCGCTTGAGGTTTCGAATGCTTCAATCGCTGCGGCGAAAGCGTCGGACACGGATATTGCGGCGCTTCGCACCATCGTTTCAGAGATGGAAACGTCCATCGGCGACGATGCGGAAGGGGAGCGGACCGATCTGCTCTTTCATAAGACGCTCGCCGAGGCGACTCATAATTCGATTATGCTGCGGCTGTTTGAATCCATCATAGGCCAGCTCGAGCTCGCAATCCGCGAAATTCGCCGCGTTGAGATTTATGCGAACCGCTCCGTGGCCGAGCGGCTGTATCGCGAGCATCTCGCTATTTTCGAGGCGATCGAGAGCCGTGATGCGGCTCTTGCCGGCGAGCGGATGAAGGCGCATCTCGAGCATGTGGTGAGCAATTTGCTAAAGGTGTTGCAGAAGTAG
- a CDS encoding LutC/YkgG family protein, producing the protein MANKEAHQQWLAEQTAKSKEKQVSFINGISSKLGRARSVGAPAHPFRGAPEFWREFEWPVDERAEKFMENFRAAGGHSLRLGSMEEAKQFVVNKAAELSAKYIIRQNQPELAEMDLESALPEAAVSVWNSDPEEQWKARAAEADFGVVVVDYAAAYTGSMTVLSSKDKGRSVSLLPTVLMAIIPIERLRTRLGEVLVKFDEAGREQLPAGIHFISGPSRSADIENDLTIGVHGPGVVYAIIVG; encoded by the coding sequence ATGGCTAATAAGGAAGCGCATCAGCAGTGGCTTGCGGAACAGACGGCAAAGTCGAAGGAAAAGCAGGTCAGCTTCATTAACGGGATCTCAAGCAAGCTTGGGAGGGCGAGGTCGGTGGGAGCACCTGCGCATCCTTTTCGCGGGGCGCCTGAGTTCTGGCGAGAGTTCGAGTGGCCGGTAGATGAGCGGGCGGAGAAGTTTATGGAGAACTTCCGCGCGGCCGGCGGGCACTCGCTGCGGCTTGGCAGCATGGAGGAAGCGAAGCAGTTTGTGGTGAATAAGGCTGCGGAGCTGAGCGCCAAGTATATCATTCGTCAAAATCAACCCGAGCTCGCGGAGATGGACCTGGAGTCCGCACTTCCAGAGGCTGCTGTGTCGGTGTGGAACAGTGATCCGGAGGAGCAATGGAAGGCGCGTGCGGCGGAAGCGGACTTCGGCGTCGTAGTTGTCGATTACGCAGCGGCTTACACGGGATCGATGACCGTGTTATCATCAAAGGATAAAGGCCGTTCCGTCAGCTTGCTGCCGACTGTGCTCATGGCGATTATTCCGATCGAGCGTTTGCGCACGCGGCTTGGCGAAGTGCTGGTGAAGTTTGACGAGGCTGGGCGCGAGCAGCTGCCGGCAGGCATTCATTTCATATCGGGACCGAGCCGTTCGGCCGACATTGAGAACGATCTGACCATCGGCGTACACGGCCCTGGCGTTGTGTATGCGATCATTGTGGGGTAG
- a CDS encoding LutB/LldF family L-lactate oxidation iron-sulfur protein — protein MSGGATANLGTVKERADLALNNDFLRKAVKFTTERLRTGKEKAASDHGNWDDWRERGRQIRLHTIAHLDYYLNLFVENARANGVHVHFAETAADAVEISLAIAKQVEARSVVKSKSMVTEELHLNHALDSIGVEAIETDLGEYIIQLAGETPSHIIIPAIHKNRYQIAELLSADAGEELAPDTQILAGFVRRKLREKFLEADIGMTGCNFAIAETGSMVLFENEGNARMVTTVPKTQITLMGMERIIPSFEDLEVMATLLPRSATGQKLTVYMSGISGPRREVDADGPDEMHIIIVDNGRSLQLGDPEFQELLNCIRCGACLNACPVYRHIGGHAYGGTYSGPIGAVLTPALKKNVAEWDDIANASSLCGACYEACPVKIPLHEMLVYLRRRKLEAGRGDKLEALGMKGFAAVMKNSKRFGAVLKIGKLGQKLVVRDGGIRTKVGPLKGWNSYRVTPSLPSESFREKWPTMEQEIRHGLTEMDPAMKSRMEGIIRERQQSGGAGGKGNGGHGHHG, from the coding sequence ATGAGCGGAGGGGCGACGGCGAACTTAGGAACGGTGAAGGAACGGGCGGATTTGGCGCTCAACAATGATTTTCTGCGCAAAGCGGTGAAGTTCACGACGGAGCGGCTGCGTACGGGCAAGGAGAAAGCGGCTTCGGATCATGGCAATTGGGACGATTGGCGCGAGCGCGGACGGCAGATTCGGCTGCATACGATTGCACATCTGGATTACTACTTAAACTTATTTGTGGAAAATGCTCGGGCTAACGGAGTCCATGTTCATTTTGCAGAGACGGCTGCTGATGCCGTTGAGATCTCGCTCGCTATTGCGAAGCAGGTCGAGGCGCGAAGCGTTGTGAAGTCGAAATCGATGGTGACAGAGGAGCTGCATCTCAACCACGCGCTGGATTCCATTGGAGTCGAGGCGATTGAGACTGACCTCGGCGAATATATTATTCAATTGGCGGGCGAGACGCCGTCGCATATTATCATTCCTGCGATTCATAAGAACCGTTATCAAATTGCGGAGCTGCTGTCCGCCGATGCTGGCGAGGAGCTTGCGCCGGATACGCAAATTTTGGCTGGATTTGTTCGCCGCAAGCTTCGTGAGAAGTTCCTCGAGGCGGATATTGGCATGACAGGGTGCAACTTTGCGATTGCAGAGACGGGCTCGATGGTACTGTTCGAAAATGAAGGCAATGCCCGTATGGTCACGACAGTGCCGAAGACGCAAATTACGCTGATGGGGATGGAGCGGATTATACCTTCCTTCGAGGATCTCGAAGTCATGGCGACTCTGCTTCCGCGTTCCGCGACAGGGCAGAAGCTGACCGTTTACATGTCCGGTATTAGCGGCCCTCGGCGCGAGGTGGATGCAGACGGTCCTGATGAGATGCACATTATTATCGTAGATAACGGGCGTTCGCTGCAGCTTGGCGATCCGGAGTTCCAAGAACTGCTGAACTGCATTCGCTGCGGCGCGTGTCTGAATGCTTGTCCGGTGTACCGTCATATCGGCGGCCATGCATACGGGGGTACGTACAGCGGTCCGATTGGTGCGGTTCTTACGCCTGCATTGAAGAAAAATGTAGCTGAATGGGACGATATCGCCAATGCATCGAGTCTTTGCGGCGCTTGCTATGAGGCATGTCCGGTCAAGATTCCGCTGCATGAGATGCTTGTCTACCTGCGCCGCCGGAAGCTGGAGGCAGGTCGCGGAGATAAGCTGGAAGCGCTCGGGATGAAGGGCTTCGCAGCAGTGATGAAGAATTCGAAGCGGTTCGGCGCGGTTCTCAAGATCGGCAAACTGGGTCAGAAGCTTGTTGTAAGAGACGGAGGTATCCGCACGAAGGTCGGTCCTTTGAAGGGCTGGAATTCGTATCGTGTCACGCCGAGCTTGCCAAGCGAATCGTTCCGCGAGAAATGGCCGACGATGGAGCAGGAAATTCGTCACGGTTTAACCGAGATGGATCCGGCGATGAAGAGCCGCATGGAAGGGATTATCCGGGAGCGGCAGCAGTCGGGTGGCGCCGGCGGTAAAGGAAACGGGGGGCACGGGCATCATGGCTAA
- a CDS encoding (Fe-S)-binding protein, whose product MKVSLFITCLSDALYPRVGEAMVRLLARYGVQVEFPKVQTCCGQPAFNSGYWKEARETASTILEAFEDCDFVISPSGSCTGMIHHYPKLFEHDPVMLEKAVKLQQKSYEFTQFLVQVLGVTDVGAAFPHKVTYHPSCHGSRLLGVKEEPLLLMEQVKGMELVPLPFANDCCGFGGTFAVKMSEISGAMVTEKTDHVLETEAEVLVGLDLACLMNIAGNLRYRDKPVRVMHLAELLYEGVKGA is encoded by the coding sequence GTGAAAGTGTCTTTATTCATTACTTGTCTAAGCGATGCCTTATATCCGCGCGTCGGTGAAGCGATGGTGCGGCTATTGGCTAGGTATGGCGTGCAGGTCGAATTCCCGAAGGTACAAACCTGCTGCGGGCAGCCGGCGTTCAACAGCGGCTATTGGAAGGAAGCAAGAGAGACTGCGAGTACGATATTGGAAGCGTTTGAGGATTGCGACTTTGTCATTTCCCCATCCGGTTCCTGTACAGGCATGATTCATCATTATCCAAAGCTGTTCGAGCACGATCCGGTTATGCTGGAGAAAGCGGTTAAGCTGCAGCAGAAATCCTACGAATTTACGCAATTCCTTGTGCAGGTGCTCGGTGTAACGGACGTTGGGGCTGCGTTCCCTCATAAGGTGACGTACCATCCATCCTGCCACGGCAGCCGTTTGCTTGGCGTGAAGGAGGAGCCGCTTCTGTTGATGGAGCAAGTGAAGGGGATGGAGCTAGTACCGCTTCCTTTTGCCAATGACTGCTGCGGGTTCGGAGGGACGTTCGCTGTGAAGATGTCCGAAATTTCCGGTGCTATGGTGACGGAGAAGACCGACCATGTTCTGGAGACGGAGGCTGAGGTGCTCGTCGGACTGGACTTGGCGTGCCTCATGAACATTGCGGGCAACCTGCGTTATCGCGATAAACCTGTGCGGGTTATGCACCTGGCAGAGCTGCTATATGAAGGAGTGAAGGGCGCATGA
- a CDS encoding MarR family winged helix-turn-helix transcriptional regulator has product MHKEIAQLNQLWTDIYYNLRYNHEEKITHQNIRILQAIQKEEDVGIKEIAESIQVSHNTASEHVKRLLSKNYVFKTRSSEDERKVILKLTESGSDVLHRHSSLDEDKLNHILFEQMTDVERQFILDAFTLLKEKAIDVHNR; this is encoded by the coding sequence ATGCATAAAGAAATTGCCCAGTTAAACCAGCTCTGGACGGATATTTACTATAACCTGCGCTATAACCACGAAGAAAAAATCACGCACCAAAACATACGTATCCTTCAAGCGATACAAAAGGAGGAAGATGTAGGAATTAAAGAAATTGCCGAATCGATCCAGGTGTCTCACAACACCGCTTCCGAGCATGTTAAACGCTTATTGAGCAAGAATTATGTATTCAAAACACGAAGCAGCGAGGATGAGCGGAAGGTTATTCTAAAACTTACCGAATCGGGCAGCGATGTCTTACACCGCCATTCCAGTCTCGATGAAGACAAACTGAATCACATTCTGTTTGAACAAATGACCGATGTAGAAAGACAATTCATCTTAGATGCTTTTACATTGCTAAAGGAGAAAGCGATCGATGTTCACAATCGTTAA
- a CDS encoding DUF3147 family protein — protein MFTIVKIIISAAIIGAITEFSRRYPQQGGVIAALPIVSLLSILWLYLQGEPADKLSKFAIGVVWGLPGTIAMLLIIGIAMKHSVHIVASLSLGIVGWLILYFAQDIVVKLLH, from the coding sequence ATGTTCACAATCGTTAAAATTATTATTTCTGCTGCCATAATTGGCGCTATAACCGAATTCTCAAGAAGATACCCTCAGCAGGGCGGAGTCATTGCGGCCTTACCAATCGTCAGCCTGTTAAGTATTTTATGGCTGTATTTGCAAGGCGAGCCGGCGGATAAATTAAGCAAGTTTGCGATTGGCGTCGTATGGGGACTTCCCGGAACGATTGCGATGCTGCTGATCATCGGAATCGCAATGAAACATTCCGTCCATATCGTTGCTTCGTTAAGTCTTGGAATCGTAGGCTGGCTCATTTTATATTTCGCTCAAGACATTGTCGTGAAACTTCTTCACTAA
- a CDS encoding DeoR/GlpR family DNA-binding transcription regulator codes for MLVAERYEKIVRLVNERGSIRVTELSELCQVTEETIRRDLDRLEQAGRLRRSHGGAVSVKDLPQQPEIPYAEREITHAEEKRRIAQEAVKLIKPKDRILLDASTTAWYMASYLPDFPLTVLTNSIKVATELSSKEKIEVISTGGLLAQRSLSFVGPLAERSLDLYHVDKVFFSCKGVHLDRGISESNELQARIKQKMIGMADSVILLADASKFGIQAFTHVAELSEIGTIITDRRIPQETLQALTERTSIEVSTV; via the coding sequence ATGCTGGTTGCAGAGCGCTATGAGAAGATTGTTAGGCTGGTCAATGAACGCGGAAGCATACGTGTAACGGAGCTGAGCGAGCTGTGCCAAGTGACGGAGGAGACGATTCGCCGCGACTTGGATCGGCTCGAGCAGGCTGGCCGCTTGCGCCGTTCCCACGGGGGAGCGGTCAGTGTGAAGGATCTGCCGCAGCAGCCGGAGATTCCTTATGCGGAACGGGAAATTACGCATGCCGAAGAGAAGCGGCGCATCGCGCAGGAAGCGGTGAAGCTGATTAAGCCGAAGGATCGGATTCTGCTCGATGCGAGCACGACGGCTTGGTATATGGCTTCGTATTTGCCGGATTTTCCGTTGACGGTGCTGACCAACTCCATTAAAGTGGCGACGGAGCTGAGCAGCAAGGAGAAGATCGAGGTCATCTCGACCGGCGGCCTGCTGGCGCAGCGTTCGTTATCCTTCGTTGGTCCGCTCGCGGAGCGCTCGCTTGACCTGTACCATGTCGACAAAGTGTTCTTCTCTTGCAAAGGAGTCCATCTGGACCGCGGCATTAGCGAATCCAATGAGCTTCAAGCGCGCATCAAGCAGAAAATGATCGGCATGGCCGACAGTGTCATCCTGCTCGCCGACGCCAGCAAATTCGGCATTCAAGCGTTCACGCATGTAGCCGAGCTAAGCGAAATCGGTACAATCATCACCGATCGACGCATCCCACAGGAGACGCTGCAGGCGTTGACTGAGCGGACGTCGATTGAGGTTTCTACGGTTTAA
- the rhaB gene encoding rhamnulokinase, with protein MPSILAYDLGASSGRALLGRLKNGKIEVEELHRFSNDPVGVGDRLQWDILRLFHEIKQGLLKAKHAGVTPASLAIDSWAVDFGFIGRNGELLGNPYHYRDHHTDGVMERTMERLTASKIFGRTGIQFLPFNTIYQLAALKEADSPFLQGAERFLMIPDLLRYFLTGEMHNEFTNATTTQLYNPLEGRWDAELLADIGLSSSLFGEVVQPGTRVGSLRASICEELGIGSVPVLATAEHDTGSAVAAVPALERDFAYLSCGTWSLMGTEVDRPIINELAQELNFTNEGGVYGTYRLLKNIMGLWILQECRRAWERAGQYYSFPELVSMAEKADAFKSLIDPDDAVFIHPGDMPSRVRQFCAASGQPVPETPGEIVRCILESLALKYRYVLELTERLSGKSFSGLHMVGGGIQNVLLCQWSANAIGKPVWAGPVEGSALGNLVVQWIAQGELSDIWEARQVIRDSFPVTVYEPQDGTRWEEAYGKFRELTGLA; from the coding sequence ATGCCGAGCATTTTAGCGTATGACCTTGGGGCGAGCAGCGGTCGGGCGCTGCTCGGTCGTTTGAAGAATGGGAAGATTGAAGTCGAAGAGCTGCATCGCTTCAGCAATGACCCTGTTGGGGTAGGGGATCGGCTGCAGTGGGATATTTTGCGGCTGTTCCATGAGATTAAGCAGGGACTGCTCAAGGCGAAGCATGCCGGCGTGACGCCGGCAAGTCTCGCTATCGACTCGTGGGCGGTAGACTTCGGCTTTATCGGCAGAAACGGAGAGCTGCTGGGCAATCCGTATCATTACCGGGATCATCATACGGACGGCGTGATGGAACGGACGATGGAGCGGTTGACGGCAAGCAAGATTTTCGGACGGACAGGCATTCAGTTTCTGCCGTTCAATACGATCTACCAGCTTGCAGCGCTGAAGGAAGCGGACTCGCCGTTTCTGCAAGGGGCGGAGCGGTTTCTGATGATTCCGGATTTGCTCCGTTACTTCTTGACCGGCGAGATGCATAACGAGTTCACGAATGCGACGACGACGCAGTTGTATAATCCGCTTGAGGGTCGATGGGACGCTGAATTACTGGCGGATATCGGTCTATCATCCTCGTTGTTCGGCGAAGTGGTCCAGCCGGGAACGCGCGTGGGTTCGCTGCGTGCATCTATTTGCGAGGAGCTTGGCATCGGTTCCGTGCCGGTGCTCGCCACTGCAGAACATGATACAGGCTCAGCGGTAGCTGCCGTGCCGGCGCTGGAGCGGGATTTTGCCTACCTCAGCTGCGGGACTTGGTCCTTGATGGGCACTGAAGTGGACCGTCCTATCATTAATGAACTGGCGCAGGAGCTGAACTTCACGAACGAAGGCGGCGTATACGGTACGTACCGGCTGCTGAAGAACATCATGGGGCTCTGGATTCTACAAGAATGCCGCCGTGCTTGGGAACGGGCAGGTCAATACTACAGCTTCCCTGAGCTGGTGAGCATGGCGGAGAAAGCGGATGCCTTCAAGTCGCTCATTGATCCAGATGATGCGGTGTTCATCCATCCGGGCGATATGCCTTCGCGCGTACGGCAGTTCTGTGCGGCAAGCGGCCAGCCTGTTCCGGAAACGCCTGGCGAAATCGTGCGCTGCATCTTGGAGAGCCTTGCGCTCAAATACCGTTATGTGCTTGAATTAACAGAGCGGTTATCGGGCAAGTCGTTCAGCGGCCTGCATATGGTCGGCGGCGGCATACAGAATGTGCTGCTGTGCCAATGGTCTGCGAATGCAATCGGGAAGCCGGTTTGGGCGGGGCCAGTTGAAGGCAGTGCGCTTGGCAATCTTGTCGTTCAATGGATTGCACAGGGAGAGCTGTCCGATATTTGGGAAGCACGCCAAGTCATACGGGATTCTTTCCCGGTTACGGTGTATGAGCCGCAGGATGGGACTCGGTGGGAAGAGGCGTACGGTAAGTTCCGTGAATTGACGGGACTCGCATAG
- the rhaA gene encoding L-rhamnose isomerase: MEQKIVANYEAAKELYARHGIDVDAVLTKLAEVKISMHCWQGDDVRGFLNKDQALTGGISVTGNYPGAASTPEELRSDLEKAFSLIPGKHKLNLHAIYADTDEKVELDKIEPKHFQKWVDWAKAQGLGLDFNPTCFSHEKSSDGFTLSHPDPAIREFWIDHCKASRRIGAYFGEQLGQTCVTNVWIPDGFKDVPADRLTPRKRLKDALDQVFEEELNPAHNLDAVESKLFGIGSEAYVVGSHEFYMGYGIQNNKLVCLDAGHFHPTEVISNKLSAMSLFTDGILLHVSRPMRWDSDHVVTMDDELIDIGRELVRGDLLDITHIGLDFFDGSINRVAAWVIGTRNTIKALMRAMLDPIEALRQAELEGDYTTRLALTEEFKSYPFGAVWDYYCAKNGVPVREEWLAEVKTYENEVLLKRGQVQIGAN, encoded by the coding sequence ATGGAGCAAAAAATTGTAGCGAATTACGAAGCAGCTAAGGAGCTGTACGCCCGCCACGGCATCGACGTTGACGCGGTGCTTACGAAGCTGGCAGAAGTGAAGATTTCGATGCATTGCTGGCAAGGCGACGACGTTCGCGGCTTTTTGAATAAAGATCAAGCGCTTACCGGAGGCATCTCCGTAACCGGTAACTACCCAGGTGCGGCAAGCACGCCGGAGGAGCTTCGCTCTGATCTTGAGAAAGCGTTTTCCCTCATTCCCGGCAAACATAAATTGAACCTGCATGCCATCTATGCCGATACGGACGAGAAGGTAGAGCTGGACAAAATCGAACCGAAGCACTTCCAGAAGTGGGTAGACTGGGCGAAAGCGCAAGGTCTCGGCCTTGACTTCAACCCGACCTGCTTCTCGCATGAGAAGTCGAGTGACGGCTTCACGCTGAGCCATCCGGACCCGGCGATTCGCGAGTTCTGGATTGACCACTGCAAGGCGTCCCGCCGCATCGGCGCTTACTTCGGCGAGCAGCTTGGACAAACTTGCGTAACGAATGTATGGATTCCAGACGGCTTTAAGGATGTGCCGGCAGACCGTCTTACGCCGCGCAAACGGCTGAAGGATGCGCTCGATCAAGTGTTCGAAGAAGAATTAAACCCCGCGCATAACCTCGATGCAGTCGAGAGCAAGCTGTTCGGCATTGGCTCCGAAGCTTATGTTGTTGGTTCCCATGAGTTCTATATGGGCTATGGCATTCAGAACAATAAGCTGGTCTGCCTCGATGCTGGCCACTTCCATCCGACGGAAGTGATTTCGAATAAGCTCTCCGCGATGTCCTTGTTCACGGACGGCATTCTGCTCCACGTTAGCCGCCCAATGCGCTGGGACAGCGATCATGTCGTGACAATGGATGATGAGCTGATTGATATCGGACGTGAGCTTGTACGCGGTGACTTGCTTGACATTACGCACATCGGACTCGACTTCTTCGATGGAAGTATCAACCGTGTTGCCGCATGGGTCATCGGTACGCGCAACACAATCAAAGCGCTTATGCGCGCGATGCTTGATCCGATTGAAGCGCTGCGCCAAGCGGAGCTGGAAGGCGACTACACGACTCGCCTTGCGCTGACAGAAGAGTTCAAATCGTATCCATTCGGCGCGGTATGGGATTACTACTGTGCGAAGAATGGCGTACCTGTGCGCGAGGAATGGCTGGCTGAAGTGAAGACTTATGAGAATGAAGTGCTTCTAAAGCGCGGCCAAGTGCAAATAGGGGCGAACTAG